The nucleotide sequence TCCGAACGTGTGCTTAACGAGCTGTCCGGATAAAATATGCACCATCTTTTGCCCGGCAGAGGTATACAAGTGGGAGGATATTCGGATGCACGTCGGGTATGAAGGTTGTCATGAATGCGGTAGCTGTCGGATTGGTTGTCCGCATCAAAACATTAAGTGGGTGTATCCAAAAGGTGGGCACGGAATCGTCTTTCGACTCGGTTGAATGGGGGAACGCGAGATGCTAAAGGTCGGCGATTATGTGGTGGATACCCGAGATGGCTCCAAAGGTACAATCATGGAAGTGCAAGGAAATCTGTATCATATTGTGTGGGAGGATCACTTCAGCAGTTGGGAATATGGAAATACACTACGCAAGCAAGAAGCCCACCCGTCTTGATGACGGTTGGGCTTCTTGCTTGTTTTGTTAGATGAGAGCAATCGCTAATAGGGTGAACAATGACAATGCGAGTATTCCTCCACCAGGGAAGAATCCAAAACCCCACCGCCATGCGGACGTATGAACTTTACCTAACGTGCGTACATCGCCAGTCGGCTGCAGATAAACATGATGGTCATCGACATTAACGATCATGCCTTCATAGCAACAGCCGTCACGAGTGTGTATCCGAACACGGCGGTTCATATGCTGCATGCATTGGTGATACATCTCCATAAGTGAGAGACCTCCTATATATTATTACACCTTATAGTATGGAGGCTTATGACGCTTGGAGTGGACAATTGTGAAAATGGTTGTATGGTAGGTGGTCGGTTTGATGCAATATTCTATAATCCCATAATAAAAGCACAATTCGCGATAATGATTTCATATCAGAAGTATTGTAGAATAGTGTTTAAACGTGTATGTACACTACATATATTTTAAGGAGCGTATTTTAAATGGGAAAAATTAAAGTTGCAGTATTTGGTTGTGGTGCAATTGCACAACGCAGACATATTCCAGAGTATGCAGACAATGCGAACGTTGAGCTTGTAGCATTCGCCGATCCCATACTAGAGCGCGCACAAGAAATGGCAGCAACCTACGGTGGTACAAGCTATGCAAGCTATGAAGAGTTGCTGAAGAATGAGAAGGTTGATGCAGTAAGCGTCTGCACACCGAACTATCTGCATGCACCAATGGCGATTGCTGCAGCGAATGCAGGAGCACATGTATTAGTTGAGAAGCCAATGGCTACAACCGCTGAAGAAGGAGAGCAAATGATCGAAGCTGCGAAACGCAACGGCGTTTTCCTTATGGTCGGTCACAACCAACGCTTAATGCCTCCTCACGTGAAAGCGAAGGAGTTGCTTGATTCAGGGTTGCTAGGCAAAGTACTTACGTTCCGTACTTCCTTCGGTCATCCAGGACCTGAGGCCTGGAGTGTAGATGGTCGTGAAAGCTGGTTCTTCCGCAAGGAAGAGGCGATCATGGGTGCAATGGGTGATCTTGGCGTTCATAAATCAGACTTTATCCGCTATTTGCTGAGTGATGAAGTGGCAGAAGTTGCAGGCTTTATCGGTACAATCGATAAGAAAGACACAGATGTAGATGATAATGCAACTTGTATCGTACGGATGAAGAGCGGAGCAATCGGTACACTTGTAGCAAGCTGGACGCAATACAAGGGCGGAGACAACAGCACAGTATTGTGGTGTGAAAAAGGTGTCATGAAGATCGGTACAGTAGAGGGTGACGAGGTCATCATCGAGTTGACTGATGGGACTTCAGAGACGTTCAAAGTTGGT is from Candidatus Cohnella colombiensis and encodes:
- a CDS encoding 4Fe-4S dicluster domain-containing protein, which codes for MEGDEVMSEAASSDKGTHIEDKQYLLRFNADTQSHLHVMDPNVCLTSCPDKICTIFCPAEVYKWEDIRMHVGYEGCHECGSCRIGCPHQNIKWVYPKGGHGIVFRLG
- a CDS encoding Gfo/Idh/MocA family oxidoreductase codes for the protein MGKIKVAVFGCGAIAQRRHIPEYADNANVELVAFADPILERAQEMAATYGGTSYASYEELLKNEKVDAVSVCTPNYLHAPMAIAAANAGAHVLVEKPMATTAEEGEQMIEAAKRNGVFLMVGHNQRLMPPHVKAKELLDSGLLGKVLTFRTSFGHPGPEAWSVDGRESWFFRKEEAIMGAMGDLGVHKSDFIRYLLSDEVAEVAGFIGTIDKKDTDVDDNATCIVRMKSGAIGTLVASWTQYKGGDNSTVLWCEKGVMKIGTVEGDEVIIELTDGTSETFKVGAMATNEKQVPSGVIDAFVESIITNTPPTISGEEGLLSLKVILAAFESQATGSIVKL